A genomic segment from Tuwongella immobilis encodes:
- a CDS encoding ABC transporter ATP-binding protein: MATIELNDVSLTFRTRTSAKLTLKEYVVQHLFRRKTSQWMSVHALSHINLHAQDGDRIGIIGHNGAGKSTLLKLLAGIYPPTKGKRRVDGSICSLFDIALGFESEASGWENITYRGYLQGETPESLKPKIPGIAEFSGLGDFLKMPVRYYSAGMLIRLAFSIATAVEPEVLLIDEVLSVGDLAFQMKAQERMQELMKNARLMVMVSHDLKSLPVLCNRAIWMDQGHVRMDGDVKDVVKAYIASVNPETDLPAVHDGQGRIEREAA; this comes from the coding sequence ATGGCCACGATCGAACTGAACGACGTCAGCCTGACCTTCCGAACCCGGACCTCGGCGAAGCTCACGCTGAAGGAATACGTCGTCCAACATTTGTTCCGACGCAAAACCAGCCAATGGATGAGCGTGCATGCGTTGAGTCACATCAACTTGCACGCCCAAGACGGCGATCGCATTGGCATCATCGGACACAACGGCGCGGGCAAGAGCACCCTTCTGAAGCTGCTGGCCGGCATCTACCCTCCCACCAAGGGCAAGCGACGGGTCGATGGCAGCATCTGCTCGCTGTTCGATATTGCCCTCGGATTTGAATCCGAAGCCTCGGGTTGGGAGAACATCACCTATCGCGGCTACCTGCAGGGCGAAACGCCTGAGTCGCTCAAGCCGAAGATTCCCGGCATCGCCGAATTCAGCGGGTTGGGCGACTTCCTCAAGATGCCCGTGCGGTATTACTCCGCGGGCATGCTGATTCGGCTGGCCTTCTCCATCGCCACCGCCGTCGAGCCGGAAGTGCTGCTCATCGACGAAGTTTTGTCCGTGGGCGACCTCGCGTTCCAGATGAAAGCCCAGGAACGCATGCAGGAACTCATGAAGAATGCCCGACTGATGGTCATGGTATCGCACGATCTGAAATCGCTGCCGGTGCTGTGCAATCGGGCCATCTGGATGGATCAAGGCCATGTCCGCATGGACGGCGATGTCAAGGATGTGGTCAAAGCCTATATCGCCAGCGTGAATCCCGAAACGGATCTGCCGGCGGTTCACGATGGGCAAGGTCGTATCGAACGCGAGGCGGCCTAA
- a CDS encoding glycosyltransferase family 2 protein — protein MQSAPEFRPLISVVLVNYNGDRFLADCLDSLARQTWPRHLTEIILVDNASRDGSRDRITRDYPWVRLVPNPTNRGFAGGNNDGFAVAHGDWIALLNNDTIVEPTWLESLATFLLTHPEFTGVASKLVFHSEPTTLNSAGLHLKTDGRGSDRGYEQRDAGQYERPEEVFAGCGAAVLMRRESLDALGGFDERFFLYYEDLDLAWRARHRGDRFAYCPQSLVRHVHCGSTGEGSPLFTYYVERNRVLTAFKNADLPLAILSGIGFLARVVRSGLRMVTRRHDPLSRARFGSFAKALAYLMTHSWRFLADRQAIRRR, from the coding sequence ATGCAATCCGCGCCAGAATTCCGCCCGTTGATCAGCGTCGTGCTGGTCAACTACAACGGCGACCGCTTTCTGGCCGATTGTTTGGACAGTCTGGCCCGACAGACTTGGCCGCGACATCTCACCGAAATCATTCTCGTGGACAATGCTTCGCGGGACGGTTCGCGGGATCGCATCACGCGAGATTATCCCTGGGTCCGTCTGGTGCCCAATCCCACCAATCGCGGTTTCGCGGGTGGGAATAACGATGGCTTTGCCGTTGCCCATGGGGATTGGATTGCCCTTCTGAATAACGATACGATTGTCGAACCGACTTGGCTCGAATCGCTGGCCACGTTTCTGCTCACGCACCCGGAATTCACCGGCGTCGCGTCCAAACTCGTATTCCATTCCGAACCCACGACATTGAACAGCGCCGGGCTGCATCTCAAAACCGATGGCCGGGGGAGCGATCGGGGCTACGAACAACGCGATGCCGGCCAATACGAACGCCCCGAAGAAGTCTTCGCTGGCTGCGGCGCGGCCGTGCTCATGCGGCGCGAGTCGCTCGACGCGTTGGGCGGATTCGACGAGCGATTCTTTCTCTACTACGAAGATTTGGACTTGGCCTGGCGTGCCCGGCATCGCGGCGATCGCTTCGCATACTGCCCACAATCCCTGGTCCGGCATGTGCATTGCGGATCGACCGGCGAAGGTTCGCCGCTGTTTACCTATTACGTCGAGCGAAATCGGGTGTTGACCGCCTTCAAGAATGCCGATCTACCGTTAGCAATCCTCAGCGGAATTGGCTTCCTGGCGCGGGTGGTGCGATCGGGGCTGCGGATGGTCACTCGGCGGCATGATCCGCTGAGTCGGGCCCGATTCGGTTCCTTCGCCAAGGCGTTGGCGTACCTGATGACCCACAGTTGGCGGTTTCTCGCGGATCGGCAAGCGATTCGTCGTCGATGA
- a CDS encoding leucine-rich repeat domain-containing protein, translating into MKRLWTFLLLVGAFGTAPDSLQAADDEAKAIAFVKQNGGEVIREKDHPDGHVVEVRLFGFDVTDAELKKLAPLNNLTKLNLSVTRVTDAGLKEIANFTKLTHLSLCDTELTGTGLNDLAKLTNLTKLDLRFTEVTDAGLKDLAPLNKLTYLGLCRTKVTDAGVKELAPLNKLTELTLSNTAVTDAGVKELTKLNKLTHLNLSGTKMTDAGLKDLAPLDKLTELYLSGTKVTGTGLKDLAPLNKLTILSLDETPMTGAGLKDLAKLKNLTSLSLVDTQVTDAGLKELEPLTNLTHLNLSGTKVTDAGLKGLAPLNKLTHLNLGCPQVTDAGLKELTKLHNLTDLYLFDTPMTGTGLKDLAPLKNLTSISLFDTQMTDAGMKELTKLHNLTSLSLYNAPVTDAGVKELTKLHNLTSLYLYNAQVTDVGVKELTKLKSLTHLYLCNTNVTDAGVKELTKLKNFTELNSVRFNLGDGLSKDLKKSMATFRSTPH; encoded by the coding sequence ATGAAGCGTCTCTGGACATTCTTGCTGCTCGTGGGGGCGTTTGGGACCGCTCCAGACTCGCTGCAGGCTGCAGACGATGAGGCCAAGGCCATTGCTTTCGTGAAACAAAACGGCGGCGAGGTGATCCGAGAGAAAGATCATCCGGACGGCCACGTTGTTGAAGTTCGTTTGTTCGGTTTCGATGTGACAGATGCGGAATTGAAAAAACTTGCTCCACTCAACAATCTCACCAAACTCAACCTGAGCGTTACCAGGGTGACAGACGCGGGGTTGAAGGAAATTGCAAATTTCACCAAGCTCACCCATCTCAGCCTGTGTGATACGGAGTTGACAGGCACGGGCTTGAACGATCTGGCAAAACTCACCAATCTCACCAAGCTCGATCTCAGGTTTACCGAGGTGACAGACGCGGGGTTGAAGGATCTCGCTCCACTCAACAAGCTCACCTATCTCGGCCTGTGTCGTACGAAGGTGACAGACGCGGGAGTGAAGGAACTCGCTCCACTCAACAAGCTCACTGAACTCACTCTATCCAATACCGCAGTGACAGACGCGGGAGTGAAGGAACTCACGAAACTCAACAAGCTCACTCATCTCAACCTGAGTGGTACGAAAATGACGGACGCGGGGTTGAAGGATCTCGCCCCACTCGACAAGCTCACTGAACTCTACCTGAGTGGTACGAAGGTGACAGGCACGGGATTAAAGGATCTGGCTCCACTCAACAAGCTCACCATCCTCAGCCTTGATGAGACCCCGATGACGGGCGCGGGATTGAAAGATCTGGCGAAACTGAAGAATCTGACCTCGCTCTCCCTGGTCGATACCCAAGTGACGGATGCGGGATTGAAGGAGCTCGAACCGCTCACCAATCTCACCCATCTCAACCTGAGTGGTACGAAGGTGACGGACGCGGGATTGAAGGGACTCGCTCCACTCAACAAGCTCACCCATCTCAACCTGGGTTGTCCTCAGGTAACGGACGCAGGGTTGAAGGAACTCACCAAACTACACAATCTCACCGACCTCTACCTGTTCGATACCCCGATGACGGGCACGGGATTAAAGGATCTGGCTCCACTCAAGAATCTTACCTCGATCTCTCTGTTCGATACCCAAATGACGGATGCCGGGATGAAGGAACTCACGAAACTACACAATCTCACCTCACTCTCCCTGTACAATGCACCAGTGACGGACGCGGGAGTGAAGGAGCTCACCAAACTACACAATCTCACCTCACTCTACCTGTACAATGCCCAAGTGACAGATGTGGGAGTGAAGGAACTCACGAAACTCAAGAGCCTCACCCATCTTTACCTGTGCAATACCAACGTGACGGACGCGGGAGTGAAGGAACTCACGAAACTCAAGAATTTCACCGAACTCAACTCGGTTCGATTCAACCTGGGTGACGGGTTATCGAAGGACTTGAAAAAATCGATGGCGACATTCAGAAGCACCCCTCACTGA
- a CDS encoding ABC transporter permease, with protein MLQQLHEIWRLRYFWSSLVKMDLQLRYRRSVLGVGWSLLNPIMMTVVFCVIFSNWHGNANWRQDAPYFLCGIAIWEFLKGSILQGCQVFFRNEAYIRQCPLPMAIYPLRLILGLAIHLAISVTLVVFATAVLNPDLGGTPITVMWSVLPSLFILLILAWALAVVAAFVQVFFQDAQHLAEVIFQIFFFLTPIIYKKEMLIEKGVSWLATLNPAVLFFDLIRAPILTGEPPSMILFGAAVLLTTVVVGLAIGLLGWLEKQLIFHL; from the coding sequence ATGTTGCAGCAACTGCATGAAATCTGGCGACTGCGATACTTCTGGTCGTCGCTTGTGAAAATGGACCTTCAACTCCGCTACCGACGCTCGGTCCTCGGTGTGGGGTGGTCTCTGCTCAATCCGATTATGATGACCGTAGTCTTCTGCGTCATCTTCTCGAATTGGCACGGGAACGCCAACTGGCGGCAAGATGCCCCGTACTTTCTGTGCGGCATCGCCATTTGGGAGTTCCTGAAGGGGTCAATTCTCCAGGGGTGCCAAGTGTTCTTCCGCAACGAGGCGTACATTCGCCAATGCCCGTTGCCGATGGCCATTTACCCGCTGCGGCTCATCCTCGGACTTGCCATTCACCTTGCCATTTCCGTCACGCTGGTGGTGTTTGCCACGGCGGTGCTCAATCCGGATCTCGGCGGAACTCCCATCACGGTGATGTGGTCGGTGCTTCCCTCGTTGTTCATCTTGCTGATTCTCGCGTGGGCGCTGGCGGTTGTTGCCGCGTTCGTGCAAGTGTTCTTTCAAGATGCCCAACATCTCGCGGAAGTGATCTTCCAGATTTTCTTCTTCCTGACGCCGATCATCTACAAGAAGGAAATGCTCATCGAGAAAGGGGTTAGCTGGCTTGCCACGCTGAACCCAGCGGTGCTGTTTTTCGATCTGATTCGCGCTCCGATTCTCACCGGAGAGCCGCCATCGATGATTCTCTTCGGTGCCGCCGTTCTGCTGACGACCGTCGTCGTGGGGCTGGCGATTGGGTTGCTCGGATGGCTCGAAAAACAACTGATTTTCCACCTGTGA
- a CDS encoding leucine-rich repeat domain-containing protein, which translates to MKRLWTFLLLVGAFGTAPDSLQAADDEAKAIAFLKRLGGQVKRADNRPDSPVVEVNLRSSWVTDAELKELAPFKNLTKLDLGGTQVTDAGLKELVTFNKLTSLNLCLTQVADGGLKELAPLNKLTELNLCLTDVADMGLKELTNLKHLTKLDLRFSNVTDASVQELAKLNNLTKLDLGGTNLTDAGVQQLVLLKNLTSLYLGGPMVTDAGLKELTKLKNLTSLNLFGTKVTDAGVQEFKKMLPMCKISR; encoded by the coding sequence ATGAAGCGTCTCTGGACATTCTTGCTGCTCGTGGGGGCGTTTGGGACCGCTCCAGACTCGCTGCAGGCTGCAGACGATGAGGCAAAGGCCATTGCCTTCCTGAAGAGACTCGGTGGTCAAGTGAAGCGAGCAGACAATCGACCAGATAGCCCCGTTGTCGAAGTTAATCTGCGATCGTCGTGGGTGACAGACGCGGAATTGAAGGAACTCGCTCCATTCAAAAATCTCACCAAACTCGACCTGGGTGGCACCCAAGTGACGGACGCGGGGTTGAAAGAGCTCGTAACATTCAACAAGCTCACCTCACTCAATCTGTGCTTAACCCAAGTGGCAGACGGAGGACTGAAGGAACTCGCACCACTCAACAAGCTCACTGAACTCAATCTGTGCTTAACCGACGTGGCAGATATGGGGTTGAAAGAGCTGACGAACCTCAAACATCTCACCAAACTCGACCTGAGATTTTCCAATGTGACGGACGCGAGCGTTCAGGAACTCGCGAAACTCAACAACCTCACCAAACTCGACCTGGGTGGTACCAACTTGACGGACGCAGGCGTTCAGCAACTGGTACTCCTCAAGAACCTCACCTCACTCTACCTGGGCGGCCCCATGGTAACAGACGCGGGATTGAAGGAGCTCACCAAACTCAAGAACCTCACATCACTCAACTTGTTCGGAACCAAAGTGACGGACGCGGGCGTTCAGGAATTCAAAAAAATGCTGCCGATGTGCAAAATCTCCCGCTGA
- a CDS encoding glycosyltransferase family 4 protein — protein MRVVLNGLTMFKPRTGIGHYVAGLYEELGLNRGEDRFTLYPRGWERDLIKSAYAIWTHRKKAPARSRPGSASDSAARPRFSLGQLVQALRPLARDVANRAIAEHFQRECHAKRWDLYHEPNVIPLPCDLPTIATVHDLSVLMHPEWHPADRVRAYEQSFRKGIATCEHLIAGSEFTRQSMIQHLGISPDRITPVGYGIRFHLRPLPTAERDAGLARLGLPNDYLLYVGTLEPRKNLLTLMQAYVALPAELRQRHPLILVGGWGWKAQPIADYYYDVAAHQGVRLTGYIADSDLPILYNGARALVYPSRYEGFGLPPIEMLACGGAVLASTAEAHRETLGSTMPLIHPDDVDGWRDAMQRMLTEPEWRAELIRNAAGRTRQYSWRQCAHDTLAVYRRVLGQAAPALPFPASTPAPAVAPRRAA, from the coding sequence ATGCGGGTGGTTCTCAACGGATTGACCATGTTCAAGCCGCGTACCGGCATCGGTCACTACGTGGCCGGGCTGTACGAAGAATTGGGCCTGAATCGTGGCGAGGACCGCTTCACGCTTTACCCACGCGGTTGGGAACGCGACCTCATCAAATCCGCCTACGCCATTTGGACGCACCGCAAAAAGGCTCCCGCTCGCTCGCGTCCGGGATCGGCCAGCGATTCCGCCGCGCGACCGCGATTCTCACTCGGCCAACTCGTGCAAGCGCTGCGACCCTTGGCCCGCGATGTCGCCAATCGGGCGATTGCGGAGCATTTCCAACGCGAATGCCACGCCAAACGCTGGGATTTGTACCATGAACCGAATGTGATTCCACTCCCCTGCGATCTCCCGACCATTGCCACCGTGCATGATCTTTCCGTGCTGATGCACCCGGAATGGCACCCGGCGGATCGAGTTCGGGCCTACGAGCAGTCGTTCCGCAAGGGGATCGCCACTTGCGAGCATCTCATTGCCGGGTCAGAATTTACGCGGCAATCGATGATTCAGCATCTGGGCATTTCTCCCGATCGAATCACGCCAGTGGGGTACGGCATTCGCTTTCATCTTCGCCCGCTCCCAACTGCGGAGCGCGACGCGGGGTTGGCTCGACTCGGGCTGCCCAATGACTATCTGCTGTATGTCGGCACGTTGGAGCCACGGAAGAATCTGCTCACGCTCATGCAAGCGTATGTCGCCCTGCCTGCCGAATTGCGCCAGCGACACCCGCTGATTCTGGTCGGTGGCTGGGGTTGGAAGGCCCAACCGATTGCCGATTATTATTACGATGTCGCCGCCCATCAAGGCGTGCGATTGACTGGCTACATCGCCGATTCGGATTTGCCGATCTTGTACAACGGCGCTCGTGCGTTGGTCTATCCCTCACGCTATGAAGGGTTTGGGCTGCCGCCGATTGAAATGCTTGCCTGTGGTGGCGCGGTGCTGGCATCCACGGCGGAGGCGCACCGCGAGACGCTGGGATCGACCATGCCGTTGATTCACCCCGACGATGTCGATGGCTGGCGGGATGCGATGCAGCGCATGCTCACCGAACCGGAATGGCGTGCGGAGCTGATTCGCAATGCGGCCGGTCGCACCCGCCAATACAGTTGGCGACAATGTGCCCACGATACGCTGGCGGTGTATCGCCGCGTGTTGGGCCAAGCCGCGCCCGCGCTTCCGTTCCCCGCTTCGACTCCAGCTCCCGCCGTCGCTCCCCGCCGGGCAGCATGA